DNA from Kluyveromyces marxianus DMKU3-1042 DNA, complete genome, chromosome 8:
CCTGGAGGGTCCTGGAGGGTCCTCAAGTGGGCCAGCGGCTCGTCTACGCTACGCGTACAAGGTTGGTGCTACAGGCCAGTGGCACAGGCTTGAAAAACTCAGCTGTACTCCTTCCCTCCAGCTTTTGaaatcaataataaataatcatataataataataatatatggCAATGTATATGTGTGCTTTCTTGTctcgaagaaaaaaaaactgataGCTTTAAATTTAAACATTTTGGACTTtgacaaacaaacaaaacataCAATAGATAAACGATTTACACAGAGTAAAGCAGGTCATATAGAGACTGTTGGCGTTTAAAAGGCGGTCAATTGGTGTGTAAttgtgttttgttttagtGAGGTGCTTTTTCTCCGTggattttgaagaaaaatcagGAAGAAGTACGAGCAAAAGACATAATCTTTTGGATTGATCTATTCGAATCGGTTCCCCTAATATAGACAGCACAGCAGTGGCTCTAGAGCGAAAAACGTGTGGTTATGTCTCATCATAAGAAGCGTGTGTATCCCCAGGCGCAATATCAGCTTGCAGAAGGTCTTGCTCAGCCAATGGCTGGAGCAGGCGCCCCTACGCAACCGGTTGCACCTGGCCAACAGCCATTTTTGACACCAGCTCAGCAGCATTTGCACCAGCAAATCGACCAGGCTACCGCTGGTCTTGGCAATATGCAGCTACACAATGTCCCTGTGGTTGATCCTAATTCATTCCAGCAAGCTGGGGCTCCCATGGGCCAGGCTTATCCTCAGGCGTACCAGCAACCGGTGCAGCCAatgcaacagcaacagcagctgCCAATGCAGCCACAACAGCCAATGCAGCAACAGACTtatcagcaacaacagTACCAACAGCCAGGCGTTGGTGTTGGCGCTGGCATGGGTGTTTCCGTTGGGAAACCTATGAACCAGCTATACCCTGTTGATTTGTTCCAGGAGTTGCCTCCCCCAATCACTGACTTGTCACTTCCTCCACCCCCATTGATGGTGCCACCGGAAAAGATGATTGTTCCTAACGAAACAGTGAACCACTGCTCTGAACACTTGAGATGTACCATGAATGCTATCCCCAAGAACGgctctttgttgaagaaatcgaagTTGCCATTGGCTATGGTCATTAGACCATACACCAAGCTAATCGATGCCGACGCACCTACTCCTACCACCCCAGATGGTGTCGTGGTTCGTTGTAGACGTTGTCGTGCATATTTGAATCCGTTCGTGCAGATCATCGAAAATGGTTTGCGTTACAGATGTGCCTTCTGTAACCTTGCCAATACCTTCCCTCAACAAATCGACATGAACGGTAACCGTTACGAAAGACCAGAGTTCAACTCCTCCATCGTCGATTTCGTGGCCCCAAAGGAATATGCCGTTAGACCACCTCCCCCATCCACTTATGCATTTGTCTTGGATGTGTCGCAAGCTGCAATCAAGAATGGTTTGTTAGCCACCACTGCAAGAACCCTTTTGGAAAGCTTGGACACAATTCCAAACCACGAcgaaagaacaagaatctCCATTATCTGTGTGGACCAAAGCCTACACTTCTTCCGTATACCTCTGGACGAAGAAGGTGACAACATCAAGATGTATGACGTTGCAGATCTCGATGAGCCATTCTTGCCCTCTCCAAGTGGGCTGTTGGTTCCATTGATTGAGGCAAGAaacaatattgaaaaattattgaCCTCGTTGCCAGAAATTTTCCAACAATCGATCCAGCCTAAGTTTGCTCTTGCTCCAGCTCTAAAGTCGGCATTGAACTTGATCAGAGCACAAGGTGGTAAGATTATCGTCGTTGGTGCCACTTTGCCTAACGTTGGTGAAGGTACCTTACACaagagaaacgaaaaagcAGTTGCCAATACCTCTAAGGAAGCATCGACTTTGTTAAATACTGGTGATGCATTCTACAAGTCTTTCCCAATTGAATGTAACAAATTCCAAGTTGCCGTGGACGTGTTTATGGCTTCTGACGACTACGTTGATATCGCATCTGTTTCAAACTTGGGTCGTTTCACCGGTGGTCAAACACACTTCTACCCTGGCTTCAGTGCTCTAAACTTGATTGACGTTACCAAGTTCTCTAAAGAATTTTCTAAACATGTCTCGATGGATCTATCTTTCGAAACTGTTATGAGAGCTCGCGCTTCTAGCGGATTGAAAATGACAGGTTTCTACGGTCACTTCTTTAACAGATCTTCTGACTTGTGTGCTCTACCAGCTATCCCAAGAGATCAATCATACGTTTTCGAATTGGGTATTGACGAACAGTTGACCAAGGAATACGTGTACTTGCAAGTTGCTTTGCTTTTGACTTCTAACGTGGcacaaagaagaattagagtCATAACTTTAGCTATTCCAACCACCGATAAACTAACTGATGTGTATGCATCTGCTGATCAATTAGCTATAACCGCTTACTACGCTCAAAAGGGTGTTGAAAGAGCACCATCATCAGGCTTTGAAGACACCAGAGAATTCCTTAACAAGAGTGTTCAGGAAGTTTTGGCTACCTATAAGAAGGAAGTTCTAACTTCTAACACTGGTGGTGCAGCACCCTTGATGCTTTGTGCAAACTTGAGAATGTGGCCATTATTGATGCACTCTTTAACAAAACATATGGCATTCCGCTCTGGTATTGTCCCAGCCGACCACAGAGCCCACGCTCTAAATAACCTGGAAACTCTACCATTGCCTTATTTGATCCAAAATATTTACCCAACTGTCTACTCTTTACACGATATGCCTGATGAAGCTGGTCTTCCCCATGAAGAGACTGGTGAGATTGTACTACCGCAACCAATTAActccacttcttctttgttggaAAGATACGGTTTGTACTTAATCGACACTGGCTTAGATATGTTCTTGTGGATAGGTGGTGACGCTGTGCCAGAACTAGTCACTGACGTGTTTGGTACACCAGATATTATGGAAATTCCAATTGGTAAGAACGAACTTCCAGTTTTGGATGCCACAGAATTCAACCTAAGGGTAAGAAATGTCATATCTAAAATCAGAGAACACGACGATGTCATCTTCTACAAGACTCTACATATCGTAAGAGGTGCCTCTCCAAGTGAACCAATGAACCATGTCTCCGCTAGAGAAGTCGCATCATTGAGATTGTGGACTGCTTCTCAATTGGTTGAAGATAAAGTTCAAAACAGCTGGAATTACAGAGAATTCCTACAAAATATGAAAACCCGAATCTCAAAATGAGAAGAGTTGTTTGATTCCCTTTAAGccaataaaaaaacatagGAAACCAAACTTCTCAGTCTATACTACCACTCACCTATTATGTAGATATTAAGtttaaatttaaaattTATCTAtccaaaaatgaaaatgaaaattttAAAGAGAATGTTATAGAAACAGTTGCTATTTTTCTGAAGTATGTTCTATTCTGGTTCGTCTCGAGCTAACTTATAGACATTGACGGTGTTCGAAATGtttttaataataaatctCTTGTTATATTGTGATATTTCCTCACCTTACCTTGTTTTACTTAGAGAAAGagcttgaaaaaaaaataaaattgaCAATTTCTTCAGTATTTCTGATCTTGAAGCGATGAGGTAGGTAATTAAGAGGCTAGAAATACTTGAGCGATAGTATAACAAGCGACGTTATTTGGCCACAATAATCCAAATGGTGGCTGATTTGAAAGTTGTTTCTCGtgatgaacttttcaatgaaagaAACGAGGAGCCTGAAGCAGAAGATTCAGTAATACTTCCGAAACTTGAATTCGAGTTCATCGAAGTGAATAATGCAGAAGGATCGACAGCAGATATAGACCGAAACACCGAAAATGTTGACACTAATAATACACAGGAAGATGATGAGTTTGACTTTCcattattttcctttggtGCAGCTGCCCCTTTAGATGAAGCTGACAATGGAAAGgcacaagaagaaaaggaagaaggtgaGAGCCGTGGAAGGAGTGTCACCAAATTGATGAAAGTCTCGCTTAGAGAACCAAGTCCAGAAGTCATTAATATTACCAGGCCCCGCTCGTACTACTTTTCCGAATATAGTGAAGCAGAAAAACAGCAATTCAGAGAGTCGGCCCTTGATGTCGATTCTATTCTGAAAGAATACAAATTGGGACCGTATAAAGGATGGCCAGAATACAGAGGCAAAGTGATTGATTTAAATGAGCACAATGCCAAAATCGATTTAGAGCAacaaagaatgaaaaagctgcagaaaaagagaccaagtaagaaacaaagaatagCAAGAAAGcttggaaaagagagagaacttcaaagaatacaaaaggataaagaaatcaagatgatgatcAAAAAGAGATTCCATAAACGTGGTGGtaaaaagaataagaaaaaagtaCCTAATCCTCTTGAAAACGCTGGAGCCACGCCTAAGAATAAACCGAAAACCTCTACTAATTCAAAGCCAAAGAGTGCTCCCAAACCTAAGTTCAGAACAGAATGATCTGTTTGTCCAGACTTTTGGACGTAATACAGTCTTTTCGTCTACGTTCTACTTTGTACATTATTTTCTACTTCTATTCAGTATACTTACTGCATTGCGCATATAATTCTGCTCTGTCTTTAGACTGTCGTTTGCAGATGATTCGCTTTCCGATACTTCGAAGCATTTTTTAATAGTTTCTTCTATAAATTGAGCATTGTTTTGTAATGATTTACCAACAGGTCCACCACGGTTATATGACATCTCGAACTCTCTCTTGAAGTTTTTACTGACCTCCGTCCAGAACTGATCGATCAAagatttattctttttctgaGAAAGATAATCACGGAATATATTGGAGGTTCCCGAAGTCTCGCACTCTTTCATTAGATTCTCAAGTTTGAGGAGTGTATTTCTGTTATCCATTACATCCCCCAATGCAAGATTAAAGGTTTTTATTgatgttattgttttgatTAGAGTTTGTGAGGAGCCTTGAATTTTAGAGCTTAAAATGCTGTTAATAGTGTCAAAGAGATCCACAGAAGAGAGAGTATGCAAGGCTTTCATTAGCGTAGTAATACGCTGTGATCTGTGCTCTATCTGAACATTGTTCATACAATCTCTTGTTAAGTTTGTGGAAAGATACCTTAAAAGTTCCTGTCTTTTTGGCGCAacaatattattttcaCAAGACTTAATGAACTGTAATGTTGAAAGATTTGGGTTTTGTTCAATATTGGCTTTTAGTTGCGAGTGAATAGCAGCCACTTTAACACCACGAGACAATTGTTCGTCATCCACTGATTGTGTTTCCAACGATATTGATTGGAGTTGTGAAACCATATGAATGTAAAGTAACGACGTTCTTAATAACGTGGTTGTTTGATGGATTTTACTTGAAACACTTTGTAGTTTTAAGGCAGTTTCGTAAGGTTCTAAAACATCCTTTTGTAAACGATTATACGACATGGACAGATACTCGGTGTTTGATTTTAGAGTACTACCAACgatctctttttctgcCTTTCTTTTCTCAATTTGTTCTAGCACCTGTCCAGGATTATTTTGAATAGTATGATCAATTCTTCTATCCAATTCTTGTAAGTCATAAGCACACCTCTTCAAGCAAGTCTTCAAATCTAGCACTTCTCCGTCTGTGCCATTGTTAGTGACCTTTAAGATATCATTGGCAAATTGAAGAGGACGAAAGTCTGGTTCTAGGAAGTCTTCGTAGTTTTGTAATGGGTCATTCAATGACATTTCTCACCTTTCTTATAGTTGAGAGACTTTCTGGTAATAGATTCTTAGGTCTCTCCAACGTTTGCACTTTGTAATTGCTTGTTTGACAACTCATCCACAATGCTTTTACATATTATattgatatttcaaagatttcaTGCATAGGCTTTGATTATAATTCTGATCACGTGTGATGGTGAAGATGCGATTGATATGTATAGACAGATGATATACAGTATACAAAAATTGAAACGGGTCCGGCGATTTATTCTATAAGCACTATAGACCGTTTTAGCCCTGCGTTCACCTTGAACTTATGTAGCTTTAATGGTAAATTTGAGTGTTGAATTCTTTTGGTCATATAATCTTCAAACTCGACTATACTACCTCCAACACcgaaatatatatctttagCAGCTAAAAGACACTTGACAGGCGATGCGTGCTGCTTATTCTGTAGTAGTAGCTCTATTAGAGTTTCGCTAATAACTGGTAAAGTATCTGGTTGGTAGATTGTCTCTGCGGTTAGAATTAGGGTATTCTCCTTTGGAGATATTTGATGTTGCGACACAATGTTCATGAATGCTCTACCCCATGATCCGGAGATAAATGACAAAGAGATATTCTTTGATTCCAAATCTGCTTTAAACGCATCTAGTAATGCCTTTGTCAATAACAATTCGTCGTTTAGTACAGGTACGTTTGGATCATCTGTTGTCTGCAATTGAGCAAACTGTTCTTCAGTGAGAACAGTTTTGGCCCAACCAATAATGAAATTCGGAAGCGTCACTAGTCTTAAAACACTTTCGTTGTAATCACAAAGTGTAAAGCAGATTCCGTTCGTGGAGCCACTGCGCAAGTATTGCATGAAAACAAATTCAGAAGGAAGCGAAGTGCCGCAACCCAATTCGATGACGTTCTTGAACTCAAAGTCTGGGATTGGGTTTTTCTCCACAAACGAGTCTACCACGTCAATGGAACATTCCCATGATTTTAGTCCACCCTCATAGatgtttcttctcaaaTCCTCGTTGGTCTCACCCATCAAGATCTCCAACTCCACGTTGTTCTCATCGCTCTGCGAATCCACCTCAGACATTAGCTGGTGCTTCACATCAAACAATTCACGACGATATAGCACAGAATTCGTCCCTGGAGTGacaaattcttcaaaggaCAAACGCACATTGACCAATGATCGAAGCAAATCATCCACATTCACGTACTTTGGCTGACTGACGTGTTCACCGAGCAAAGCTTGAGAGTCTAGAGGGTTCACAACATTCGACACTGACGCaggctgttgttgctgagTTGTCTGATCTACAGCCTCTAGCTCATCGTCACTCAAATCTGCATTAGAAAATCCAAACGCAAAAGACATTTTACCGCGATGAAGTCTCTCTGTTCTGCCACTataccttcttttctgccCTTCACATctatgcgatgagctatCCTGAGATGACCTGTTGTACAATAATCgacgtttttttttttcaggttctttttttttttcttggttcaAACCTTCATATGCCATTTCTTTTAGAGAGCAACCAAAGGTATCATCAATCAGTACTACAAGGAGAGACGGTACACGGTTGTAAGATCAATAAaactttgtttcttgtttcttgttttaatttaaaTAGTGCTCATATATATGgatgtatatatataaatatttttcttaCGTTTACgttgtgttttctttgagaTAGTATTGTTGTAAAAGGGATCTCGAATTCAGAATTAGAGTTAATAAAACAAACGAAACTTTGCTCTTTCTTGTGAGAAGAAAAGACCCGAATTGAGACGTAGTCGGACAATCCTGTGGTCTTTGGGGGGAAGTATTATTCTTTAAATCaatatctcttttttttttttttttctttctttctgtatTTGTTTAATATTGTGTGTGTATTGATTGGATTTGTTCATTAATAACGTAGattaaataaaaaatgaaaacgCTCTCTGGGTGTGCACTGCGATGTCCACACAGCGCGGAGAATGCGTGCTCTCCATCCCCTGAGAAGAGATGAAAGGTTGGATGGTGTTGTGAGGGGggtaaaaaaataaaataaaaaaaagatgatgatgaatcaAAAGAATAACGCTATGATCGCGCGTGCGCTTgtgttaaagaaaagaatattgcttctacaaaagaagaaccaagTTTTGCATCCAGATGATCGCCCGAGAGATAATCATTATTGTAGAGGATAGAAATAAAACTGAATAGGAAGGaggtaataaaaaaaaaatacgcAGAGATCAGTATGCAtctttattatattatagtCTTGCTTGCTTTTAGACCTTTGGAAAAGTCGCACCACCCCCCACTTATTTGGATTGGACTTGAGAGTAACCACCCCATGGGTTGGCGTTCTTGGACTTCAAGTACTCGTCAGACTTTAGTTGCCATTCCTTGGTCATGGTCTTTGGTGGCTCACCAGATAGTTGTCTGATACCAGCGAAAATGGCCAAAGAAATAACCAAACCAGCAGCAACACCCTTGGCAATGTAAGCAGCATCACCCTTACCGTGAACTGGTCTTCTTGGACCCCACGCACCGTAGGAAATGTACCAAGCAGCTTGCTTCTCAACATCGCTCAACTCGGTCCATGGAAGCTTTTGACGTTCTGCCAACTTAGAAACAATGTCTTGTTGTTCGGCTGCTGGTAGATCTTCCCATCTGTTTGGCAAGTCCACAATAGATGCCTTGGATAGAGCTTGTGTTTGGGCAAATCTGATAGGAGTAACACGAGCAACTCTGGAAACGGATGAACGCAAcattgtttgttttattttattgtatctTGGTGTATATGGGTGCTTAGAACAGACGATTGATCACTGCAACTCGCTTGTCTTAACAAATTCCAAAAGTAATTCCAAATTAAACTCAAATAAATATTAATTctaatatttttgtttcaattcTACTATTGTATTGTGTACTATTGTatgttattttattatgatactattttattttattatattatatgcTTTCTGATGAtactgaaaaaaattatatatatgaaaaatTATTGTACGCAGTAAAATCCTTCGAGAATCCAATAGCGCTATGTGGATTGACCAAAAAATtttggcattttttttttttccggA
Protein-coding regions in this window:
- the COG5 gene encoding Golgi transport complex subunit COG5 — encoded protein: MSLNDPLQNYEDFLEPDFRPLQFANDILKVTNNGTDGEVLDLKTCLKRCAYDLQELDRRIDHTIQNNPGQVLEQIEKRKAEKEIVGSTLKSNTEYLSMSYNRLQKDVLEPYETALKLQSVSSKIHQTTTLLRTSLLYIHMVSQLQSISLETQSVDDEQLSRGVKVAAIHSQLKANIEQNPNLSTLQFIKSCENNIVAPKRQELLRYLSTNLTRDCMNNVQIEHRSQRITTLMKALHTLSSVDLFDTINSILSSKIQGSSQTLIKTITSIKTFNLALGDVMDNRNTLLKLENLMKECETSGTSNIFRDYLSQKKNKSLIDQFWTEVSKNFKREFEMSYNRGGPVGKSLQNNAQFIEETIKKCFEVSESESSANDSLKTEQNYMRNAVSILNRSRK
- the SEC24 gene encoding COPII subunit SEC24, coding for MSHHKKRVYPQAQYQLAEGLAQPMAGAGAPTQPVAPGQQPFLTPAQQHLHQQIDQATAGLGNMQLHNVPVVDPNSFQQAGAPMGQAYPQAYQQPVQPMQQQQQLPMQPQQPMQQQTYQQQQYQQPGVGVGAGMGVSVGKPMNQLYPVDLFQELPPPITDLSLPPPPLMVPPEKMIVPNETVNHCSEHLRCTMNAIPKNGSLLKKSKLPLAMVIRPYTKLIDADAPTPTTPDGVVVRCRRCRAYLNPFVQIIENGLRYRCAFCNLANTFPQQIDMNGNRYERPEFNSSIVDFVAPKEYAVRPPPPSTYAFVLDVSQAAIKNGLLATTARTLLESLDTIPNHDERTRISIICVDQSLHFFRIPLDEEGDNIKMYDVADLDEPFLPSPSGLLVPLIEARNNIEKLLTSLPEIFQQSIQPKFALAPALKSALNLIRAQGGKIIVVGATLPNVGEGTLHKRNEKAVANTSKEASTLLNTGDAFYKSFPIECNKFQVAVDVFMASDDYVDIASVSNLGRFTGGQTHFYPGFSALNLIDVTKFSKEFSKHVSMDLSFETVMRARASSGLKMTGFYGHFFNRSSDLCALPAIPRDQSYVFELGIDEQLTKEYVYLQVALLLTSNVAQRRIRVITLAIPTTDKLTDVYASADQLAITAYYAQKGVERAPSSGFEDTREFLNKSVQEVLATYKKEVLTSNTGGAAPLMLCANLRMWPLLMHSLTKHMAFRSGIVPADHRAHALNNLETLPLPYLIQNIYPTVYSLHDMPDEAGLPHEETGEIVLPQPINSTSSLLERYGLYLIDTGLDMFLWIGGDAVPELVTDVFGTPDIMEIPIGKNELPVLDATEFNLRVRNVISKIREHDDVIFYKTLHIVRGASPSEPMNHVSAREVASLRLWTASQLVEDKVQNSWNYREFLQNMKTRISK
- the HPM1 gene encoding protein-histidine N-methyltransferase, which codes for MAYEGLNQEKKKEPEKKKRRLLYNRSSQDSSSHRCEGQKRRYSGRTERLHRGKMSFAFGFSNADLSDDELEAVDQTTQQQQPASVSNVVNPLDSQALLGEHVSQPKYVNVDDLLRSLVNVRLSFEEFVTPGTNSVLYRRELFDVKHQLMSEVDSQSDENNVELEILMGETNEDLRRNIYEGGLKSWECSIDVVDSFVEKNPIPDFEFKNVIELGCGTSLPSEFVFMQYLRSGSTNGICFTLCDYNESVLRLVTLPNFIIGWAKTVLTEEQFAQLQTTDDPNVPVLNDELLLTKALLDAFKADLESKNISLSFISGSWGRAFMNIVSQHQISPKENTLILTAETIYQPDTLPVISETLIELLLQNKQHASPVKCLLAAKDIYFGVGGSIVEFEDYMTKRIQHSNLPLKLHKFKVNAGLKRSIVLIE
- the COX5A gene encoding cytochrome c oxidase subunit IV family protein — its product is MLRSSVSRVARVTPIRFAQTQALSKASIVDLPNRWEDLPAAEQQDIVSKLAERQKLPWTELSDVEKQAAWYISYGAWGPRRPVHGKGDAAYIAKGVAAGLVISLAIFAGIRQLSGEPPKTMTKEWQLKSDEYLKSKNANPWGGYSQVQSK